A genome region from Lucilia cuprina isolate Lc7/37 chromosome 3, ASM2204524v1, whole genome shotgun sequence includes the following:
- the LOC111674889 gene encoding UPF0605 protein GA14893 — MDLVITPEPHLIPGYTGHCPQFRFREGKTYGKLSHKLLIDPCTKHAAELIVTPPTQPTLMDYPTEREINMLKKRIYYIDPVYQHPIIPGYEGFIPNMSSKTGKRFMAAATAGIAEHEALAKLLRCERNLLKHRDILESGKGRFDAKLRERMIPSTVYRLPLIPVKTRGQALQLDEIKTKVKRELYTKFTVPHFMENDNKEKYIVNGYAGHIPMTMTRFGQSNKQLTNSALCEFTNNYHHRKSDEWCPMEMSGIPSSSTNSGQFVIYHRTIGMVPSYAGHVPGELFSFGRTYGNSTIDAKNWLALHKD; from the exons atggaTTTAGTCATAACCCCTGAACCGCATTTAATACCAGG CTATACTGGCCATTGTCCCCAATTTCGTTTTCGTGAGGGGAAAACTTATGGCAAACTTTCACATAAACTTCTTATAGATCCCTGTACCAAACATGCTGCTGAGTTGATTGTTACACCACCAACTCAGCCGACTCTTATGGATTATCCCACCGAAAGAGAAataaacatgttaaaaaaacgtatttattaTATAGATCCAGTCTATCAGCATCCCATAATACCGGGCTATGAAGGTTTTATACCAAATATGTCTAGTAAAACGGGCAAACGTTTTATGGCTGCTGCCACTGCTGGTATAGCAGAACATGAGGCTTTAGCCAAATTGTTAAGATGtgaaagaaatttattgaaacatcGTGATATATTAGAAAGTGGTAAGGGAAGGTTTGATGCTAAGTTAAGAGAAAGAATG ATTCCAAGTACAGTTTACAGATTGCCTTTGATTCCTGTAAAAACAAGGGGCCAAGCTTTACAATTGgatgaaataaaaactaaagtgaAAAGGGAGCTTTATACCAAATTTACAGTGCCTCACTTTATGGAAAATGATAATAAAGAGAAATATATTGTAAATG GTTACGCTGGTCACATACCCATGACCATGACACGTTTCGGTCAAAGCAATAAACAGCTGACAAACAGTGCTCTGTGTGAATTTACCAATAATTATCATCATCGCAAAAGTGACGAATGGTGTCCCATGGAGATGAGTGGTATACCATCCTCTTCAACTAATAGTGGACAATTTGTCATATATCATCGAACAATTGGTATGGTACCATCATATGCAGGACATGTACCGGGTGAACTATTTTCATTTGGTCGCACGTATGGTAACTCAACAATTGATGCAAAAAATTGGTTGGCATTGCACAAGGATTGA